The Solibacillus sp. FSL W7-1436 genome window below encodes:
- a CDS encoding tetratricopeptide repeat protein, which produces MENKRLKPKATNVVSFVPNGDYYYKKALKAIERDEMDKAYKFIKRAADLSPDDAHVLLQYGILEMELQNFEHAYELIHTAYSLEPNESEIIFMLAEVSGCIGHIADAQKYAAQYLEMEPNGAYTEDASEILEFVDYVGEEMDDMDEFDGAKHVAQEKARRHMEQGDFKTAIEMLEQIIEEFPDLWNAYNNLALAYFYVGDAEQARALLYRVLRENKGNLHALCNLAVFAYYEKSNEELNELVGLLKKIQPFDWENRYKLGATFALIGQYEEAYKWLRSMSKKGYEGESGFYFWLAQSAYFSGHETIAKEAWKMLIQLDPSKEGMEPWANGEGSILRNSAENHRDFIIRQLTDEHQSSRLFGMFLLKRSAHKQEIVAHPSLLNVSNFTAIEKLCMAYALDYDFSNGSKEEQQFLRFMEVAELITETNDSISLEVAQVLSTWFALGEIAFQQGYSFKNRAALAAAVEYSFHTALENKVTKKAVAGKYNISTATLSKYNDELYEFVPSDFE; this is translated from the coding sequence TTGGAAAATAAACGTTTAAAACCAAAAGCTACTAATGTCGTGTCGTTTGTTCCGAATGGTGATTATTATTACAAGAAAGCTTTAAAGGCAATAGAACGAGACGAAATGGATAAAGCATATAAATTTATTAAGCGCGCGGCGGATTTAAGTCCGGATGACGCGCATGTGTTACTACAGTACGGAATACTTGAAATGGAACTGCAAAATTTCGAGCATGCATATGAGCTGATTCACACAGCCTATAGTTTAGAGCCGAATGAATCCGAAATCATTTTCATGCTGGCGGAAGTGTCGGGCTGTATCGGTCATATTGCGGATGCCCAAAAATACGCAGCACAATATTTAGAAATGGAACCTAATGGCGCATATACGGAAGACGCCTCCGAAATATTGGAGTTCGTCGACTATGTGGGCGAAGAAATGGATGACATGGACGAATTTGACGGAGCGAAGCATGTGGCACAGGAAAAGGCCCGCCGCCATATGGAGCAGGGAGATTTCAAGACGGCGATCGAGATGCTGGAGCAAATCATTGAAGAGTTTCCGGACCTTTGGAATGCCTATAACAATCTGGCGTTAGCCTATTTTTATGTGGGAGACGCGGAACAGGCCCGCGCACTTTTATATCGTGTGCTGCGCGAAAACAAAGGCAATCTTCATGCGCTATGCAACTTGGCCGTATTTGCGTATTACGAAAAAAGCAATGAAGAACTGAACGAACTGGTCGGTTTACTAAAGAAAATCCAGCCGTTCGATTGGGAAAACCGTTATAAGCTCGGTGCGACATTTGCGTTAATCGGGCAATATGAAGAGGCCTATAAATGGCTGCGTTCTATGAGTAAGAAAGGCTATGAAGGGGAGTCCGGATTCTATTTCTGGCTTGCCCAGTCAGCCTACTTCTCAGGACATGAAACAATTGCGAAAGAAGCATGGAAAATGCTTATCCAGCTGGATCCATCCAAAGAAGGAATGGAACCGTGGGCAAATGGTGAAGGCTCTATTTTACGCAATTCAGCGGAAAATCACCGTGACTTCATCATTCGTCAATTAACAGATGAGCATCAGTCCAGCCGATTATTCGGCATGTTTTTATTGAAGCGGTCCGCACATAAACAAGAGATTGTTGCACATCCTTCATTATTGAATGTTTCGAATTTCACGGCGATCGAAAAGCTTTGCATGGCATATGCACTGGACTATGATTTCAGCAACGGCAGCAAGGAAGAACAGCAATTCCTGCGTTTTATGGAAGTTGCCGAACTGATTACAGAAACGAATGATTCGATTTCGTTGGAAGTGGCGCAAGTGTTAAGTACATGGTTTGCACTTGGGGAAATCGCATTCCAACAAGGCTATTCGTTTAAAAATCGCGCGGCGCTTGCTGCAGCGGTTGAATATTCGTTCCATACGGCACTGGAAAACAAAGTGACGAAAAAAGCGGTGGCGGGTAAGTATAATATTTCGACTGCAACATTATCGAAGTATAACGATGAATTATATGAATTTGTACCGTCGGACTTTGAATAG
- a CDS encoding gluconeogenesis factor YvcK family protein: protein MKKKRTRIVVIGGGTGLSTILRGLKQHPFDITAIVTVADDGGSSGRLRDDYDIPPPGDVRNVIAALSDVEPLVEQMFQYRFSQSNDLDGHSLGNLMLTALTEITGDFNHAIAEMSKVLNVHGKVIPAANKKVTLHAELADGSDIIGESKIPSGHAPIKRVYLEPSNLKPLPAAVHAIERADFILIGPGSLYTSIIPNLLVKGIGQAVIRAKGEKIYIANLMTQQGETRNFTASKHIEAIHEHVGEAFIQSVLINEKELPPSIYDNYREENAEPVKFDIERLREMGINIIPKEIALIENGTVRHDAVNLADWLCEYTVKKKQTMQEE from the coding sequence ATGAAAAAAAAGAGAACAAGAATCGTCGTAATTGGCGGGGGGACAGGCCTTTCTACAATTTTACGCGGTTTAAAGCAACATCCTTTTGATATAACGGCCATCGTTACGGTTGCAGATGACGGTGGCTCTTCTGGACGTTTGCGCGATGACTATGATATCCCGCCGCCAGGAGATGTGCGAAATGTAATTGCCGCACTTTCAGACGTAGAGCCGTTAGTGGAGCAAATGTTTCAATATCGCTTTTCCCAATCAAACGATTTGGACGGCCATTCGCTCGGGAATTTAATGTTGACGGCTTTAACGGAAATTACAGGTGATTTTAACCATGCGATTGCTGAAATGAGCAAAGTACTGAATGTGCACGGAAAGGTCATTCCAGCAGCGAATAAGAAGGTTACATTACATGCCGAGTTAGCAGATGGGTCAGACATTATAGGCGAGTCGAAAATTCCATCAGGCCATGCACCGATTAAACGGGTATACTTGGAGCCTAGTAATCTCAAACCTTTACCTGCTGCAGTTCATGCGATTGAACGGGCAGATTTTATTTTGATTGGACCTGGAAGTCTTTATACGAGCATCATTCCGAATTTGCTGGTTAAAGGAATCGGTCAGGCAGTCATTCGTGCGAAAGGCGAAAAGATCTACATTGCGAATTTAATGACACAGCAAGGTGAAACGAGAAACTTTACTGCTTCAAAACATATTGAAGCGATCCATGAACATGTTGGAGAAGCATTTATCCAATCGGTACTGATCAATGAAAAGGAGCTGCCTCCTTCGATTTACGATAATTACCGTGAAGAAAACGCGGAACCTGTAAAATTTGATATTGAAAGACTCAGAGAAATGGGCATCAATATTATTCCAAAAGAAATTGCACTCATTGAAAATGGAACAGTACGTCATGATGCGGTAAATCTCGCTGATTGGCTTTGTGAATATACAGTAAAGAAAAAACAAACGATGCAAGAAGAGTAG
- the hisB gene encoding imidazoleglycerol-phosphate dehydratase HisB, with protein MTRFAKIDRDTNETKIKVELNLDGTGQADIKTGVGFMDHMLDLFIKHGLFDGKILADGDTWIDDHHTTEDIGIVLGQAFREALGDKKGIKRYGTAFVPMDDALAQVVVDCSNRPHLEYRVTPELNAKVGNFDTELVHEFLWKFALEARINLHVIVPYGHNTHHIIEAIFKATARALDAAVEIDPRVKGVPSTKGLLT; from the coding sequence ATGACACGTTTTGCAAAAATCGATCGCGATACAAATGAAACAAAAATTAAAGTAGAGCTCAATTTGGATGGTACAGGTCAAGCCGACATTAAGACAGGTGTTGGCTTTATGGACCATATGCTTGACCTGTTTATCAAGCACGGATTGTTTGACGGCAAAATACTGGCGGACGGGGATACATGGATTGATGATCACCATACGACAGAAGATATCGGGATTGTGTTAGGACAAGCATTCCGTGAAGCATTAGGCGATAAAAAAGGAATTAAACGCTACGGTACAGCATTTGTACCGATGGACGACGCATTGGCACAAGTTGTTGTTGACTGCTCAAACCGTCCGCATTTGGAATACCGCGTTACACCGGAACTCAATGCGAAAGTAGGAAACTTCGATACAGAGCTTGTCCATGAGTTTTTATGGAAGTTTGCATTGGAAGCACGCATTAACCTGCATGTCATCGTTCCTTACGGCCATAATACACATCATATTATTGAAGCGATTTTTAAAGCAACGGCACGTGCATTGGATGCAGCGGTTGAAATCGACCCACGTGTAAAAGGTGTGCCATCAACAAAGGGGCTGTTAACGTGA
- the trxB gene encoding thioredoxin-disulfide reductase: MSEEKIYDVVIIGAGPAGMTAAVYASRANLSTLMIERGIPGGQMANTEAVENYPGFDTILGPELSTKMFEHAKKFGAEYAYGDVNEIIDGEEYKIIVSGKKQYKTRTIIITTGAEYKKLGIPGETELGGRGVSYCAVCDGAFFKQKNLIVIGGGDSAVEEGVYLTRFADKVTIVHRRDKLRAQKILQDRAFANEKVDFIWNSTVKEIHEVDGKVGKVTLASTVDGTESEVETDGVFVYVGMLPLTAPFASLNILNEAGYIVTNEKMETSIPGIYAAGDVREKMLRQIVTATGDGSIAAQSAQHYVEEIKEKIKQ; the protein is encoded by the coding sequence ATGTCTGAAGAAAAAATTTATGATGTAGTCATTATCGGAGCAGGTCCAGCAGGTATGACTGCTGCGGTATATGCATCACGCGCTAATTTATCAACATTAATGATTGAACGTGGGATTCCCGGCGGACAAATGGCTAATACGGAAGCAGTGGAAAACTACCCTGGTTTCGATACAATTTTAGGACCTGAGCTATCGACAAAAATGTTTGAGCATGCGAAAAAATTCGGTGCTGAATATGCTTACGGTGATGTAAATGAAATCATCGATGGTGAAGAATACAAAATTATCGTTTCAGGTAAAAAACAATATAAAACACGCACGATTATTATTACAACTGGTGCGGAATACAAAAAACTTGGCATCCCTGGCGAAACAGAGCTTGGCGGCCGCGGTGTAAGTTACTGTGCTGTCTGTGATGGCGCATTCTTCAAACAAAAGAACCTTATCGTAATCGGCGGGGGCGACTCTGCTGTTGAAGAAGGTGTTTACTTAACACGCTTTGCGGATAAAGTAACAATCGTACACCGTCGCGATAAGCTTCGTGCACAGAAAATTTTACAGGACCGTGCATTTGCCAATGAAAAAGTAGACTTCATCTGGAACTCAACAGTGAAAGAAATTCATGAAGTTGACGGTAAAGTAGGCAAAGTGACGTTAGCTTCAACAGTTGACGGTACTGAATCCGAAGTGGAAACTGATGGCGTATTCGTATATGTCGGCATGCTTCCATTAACAGCGCCATTTGCTTCACTGAATATTTTAAATGAAGCAGGCTATATCGTAACGAATGAAAAAATGGAAACTTCAATTCCGGGTATTTATGCAGCGGGCGATGTTCGTGAAAAAATGCTTCGTCAAATTGTAACAGCTACAGGCGACGGCAGTATCGCAGCTCAATCAGCTCAACATTACGTAGAAGAAATAAAAGAAAAAATAAAACAATAA
- the rapZ gene encoding RNase adapter RapZ, which produces MASSSYTHELVIITGMSGAGKTVAVQSFEDLGYYCVDNLPPELLTTFLALMKGSEKKISRMAVVMDLRGREFFGSLIESLDALLDEEDILLRILFLESDDATLVRRYKESRRSHPLAPQGLPLEGIQLERELLSEVKGRAKSIVNTSKLKPRELRERIAQEFSNMSSPTFSLNIMSFGFKHGLPIDADLVFDVRFLKNPYYVEELRHKTGLQTEVSSYVLATEETQQLIAKLTDLFTFMIPHYRNEGKSQLVIAFGCTGGQHRSVTLAEYFGKLLAKNDQVIVTHRDINHRKD; this is translated from the coding sequence GTGGCTAGTTCGAGCTATACACATGAGTTAGTTATTATTACAGGAATGTCAGGGGCGGGCAAAACGGTAGCAGTTCAAAGTTTTGAGGATTTAGGTTATTACTGTGTAGATAATTTACCTCCGGAGCTTCTAACTACTTTTTTAGCGCTAATGAAAGGTTCCGAAAAAAAGATTTCACGTATGGCAGTTGTCATGGATTTACGTGGGAGAGAATTTTTTGGCTCATTGATTGAATCGCTCGACGCACTACTGGACGAAGAAGATATTTTACTGCGTATTTTATTTTTAGAATCCGATGATGCCACATTAGTTCGCCGCTACAAAGAGTCACGCCGATCACATCCGCTTGCACCTCAGGGATTACCGCTGGAAGGGATTCAACTGGAGCGCGAATTGCTTTCCGAAGTAAAAGGGCGCGCCAAATCGATCGTCAATACTTCCAAGTTGAAGCCTCGCGAATTACGTGAACGTATCGCGCAGGAATTCAGCAATATGAGCAGTCCTACGTTTTCACTGAACATTATGTCGTTCGGATTTAAGCATGGACTGCCGATTGATGCTGATTTAGTATTTGATGTCCGTTTTTTGAAAAATCCTTACTATGTTGAAGAATTACGGCATAAAACAGGGCTGCAGACAGAAGTTTCCTCATACGTACTGGCAACGGAAGAAACACAACAGTTAATTGCCAAACTGACTGACTTGTTCACTTTCATGATTCCCCATTACCGTAATGAAGGCAAATCACAGCTTGTCATCGCTTTCGGCTGTACGGGCGGGCAACATCGCTCCGTTACACTAGCAGAATACTTCGGGAAGCTATTGGCAAAAAATGATCAAGTCATCGTTACACATAGAGATATTAATCATAGGAAGGATTAA
- the hisF gene encoding imidazole glycerol phosphate synthase subunit HisF, with protein MLTKRIIPCLDVKEGRVVKGVQFVELRDAGDPVELAKFYDEQGADELVFLDISASHEGRETMVDVVRQTAAALAIPFTVGGGIRTIDDMKRILRAGADKVSVNTSALERPQLIKEGADYFGAQCIVCAIDARYSEEDGTWMVYTHGGRNKTAWTAVDWAKEAVRLGAGEILLTSMNQDGEKSGFDLALTKAVRDAVTVPVIASGGAGNAEHFREVLQDVDTDAALAASIFHYKETSVAEVKSYLKEKGVRVR; from the coding sequence ATGTTAACAAAACGAATTATTCCATGTCTTGATGTGAAAGAAGGACGTGTTGTAAAAGGGGTACAGTTTGTAGAATTGCGTGATGCAGGCGATCCGGTAGAGTTAGCGAAATTTTATGATGAGCAGGGCGCCGATGAACTTGTATTTCTTGATATTTCCGCATCGCACGAAGGCCGGGAAACGATGGTCGATGTTGTCCGTCAAACGGCAGCGGCATTGGCGATTCCTTTTACGGTAGGCGGCGGCATCCGAACGATTGATGATATGAAGCGCATTTTACGTGCGGGAGCCGATAAAGTATCGGTCAACACATCAGCACTGGAACGCCCGCAGCTTATTAAAGAAGGCGCGGATTACTTTGGGGCACAATGTATTGTTTGTGCGATCGATGCAAGGTACAGTGAAGAAGACGGAACATGGATGGTCTACACACATGGCGGCCGCAATAAAACAGCATGGACAGCAGTCGACTGGGCAAAGGAAGCGGTTCGACTGGGTGCAGGAGAAATTCTCCTTACATCGATGAACCAGGACGGCGAGAAATCAGGCTTTGACCTGGCATTAACGAAAGCGGTACGTGATGCGGTAACCGTTCCTGTCATCGCAAGCGGCGGGGCAGGGAATGCCGAACACTTCCGTGAAGTATTGCAGGATGTTGATACAGATGCTGCTTTGGCAGCGAGTATTTTCCACTATAAAGAAACAAGCGTAGCAGAAGTGAAAAGCTACTTAAAAGAAAAAGGGGTTCGTGTACGATGA
- the hisIE gene encoding bifunctional phosphoribosyl-AMP cyclohydrolase/phosphoribosyl-ATP diphosphatase HisIE, with protein sequence MNIKFDEQGLITAVVQDAQSKEVLTVAYMNEESLQKTIETNETWFYSRSRQELWHKGATSGNTQKVVSIKTDCDKDALVIEVIPAGPACHNGTTSCFTESLVENERPGSVAILPQLVEVIKQREIDMPEGAYTTYLFDKGIDKICKKVGEEATEVVIGAKNRDAEEVKWESADLLYHLLVLLQEQKVNVYEVLDVLQKRHEGKKQ encoded by the coding sequence ATGAACATAAAATTCGATGAACAAGGCTTAATTACAGCCGTAGTACAAGATGCACAGTCAAAAGAAGTATTAACAGTAGCTTATATGAACGAAGAATCACTCCAAAAAACGATTGAAACGAATGAAACTTGGTTTTATTCACGTTCTCGTCAGGAGCTTTGGCATAAAGGGGCAACGAGCGGCAACACGCAAAAAGTGGTTTCGATCAAAACAGACTGTGACAAGGATGCACTTGTAATTGAAGTCATTCCAGCTGGTCCGGCTTGTCATAACGGAACGACATCATGCTTTACTGAAAGCTTGGTAGAAAATGAACGTCCGGGCTCTGTCGCAATTCTTCCGCAGCTTGTAGAAGTGATTAAACAACGTGAAATCGATATGCCTGAAGGGGCGTACACAACGTATCTATTCGATAAAGGAATCGATAAAATCTGTAAAAAAGTCGGCGAAGAGGCTACAGAAGTTGTCATCGGTGCGAAAAACCGCGATGCAGAAGAAGTGAAATGGGAGTCGGCAGATCTTCTTTATCACTTACTAGTACTGCTTCAAGAGCAAAAAGTTAATGTTTATGAAGTACTGGATGTATTGCAAAAACGCCATGAAGGAAAGAAACAGTAA
- the whiA gene encoding DNA-binding protein WhiA, whose translation MSFASETKKELTQVEAGDSSLKAEVSALIRMNGSLSFANRQISLDVQTENAAIARRLYTIVKRLYPYNVELLVRKKMRLKKNNVYICRVREGAREILADLEIVSNSFEFNHTIAKSIIPKESERRAYLRGAFLAGGSVNNPETSSYHLEIYSLYKEHGEALAELMNRYDLNAKTIERKKGFVTYLKEAEKISDFMNLVGAVQAMLKFEDVRIIRDMRNSVNRIVNCETANLNKTIGAALRQVENIRYIDNAVGLDQLPEKLREIARLRVEYQDVTLKELGEMVSTGVVSKSGVNHRLRKIDEIADALRRGESI comes from the coding sequence ATGTCATTTGCATCTGAAACTAAAAAAGAACTGACGCAGGTAGAAGCCGGTGACAGCAGTTTAAAGGCGGAAGTATCTGCCCTTATACGGATGAACGGTTCGTTGAGCTTTGCGAATCGTCAAATAAGCTTGGACGTACAGACAGAAAATGCGGCAATCGCACGTCGGCTTTATACAATTGTAAAGAGGCTTTATCCGTATAATGTCGAATTGCTTGTTCGAAAAAAGATGCGTCTTAAAAAGAACAATGTGTATATATGCCGTGTTCGTGAGGGTGCGAGAGAAATTCTTGCGGATTTGGAAATTGTCTCAAATTCATTCGAGTTTAATCATACGATCGCCAAATCAATCATACCGAAAGAAAGTGAACGCCGTGCTTATCTACGTGGTGCCTTTTTGGCGGGAGGCTCGGTGAACAATCCGGAAACCTCTTCCTACCATTTGGAGATTTATTCTTTATATAAGGAGCACGGGGAAGCGTTGGCAGAGCTGATGAACCGATACGATCTGAATGCGAAAACGATCGAACGTAAAAAAGGCTTTGTGACGTATTTGAAAGAAGCCGAAAAGATTTCGGATTTTATGAATTTAGTCGGTGCTGTACAGGCAATGCTGAAGTTTGAGGATGTACGGATCATTAGAGATATGCGTAACAGTGTAAACCGTATTGTAAACTGTGAAACAGCCAACTTAAATAAAACAATAGGCGCGGCGCTGCGGCAAGTGGAAAATATCCGCTATATTGATAATGCGGTAGGTCTTGACCAGCTGCCGGAAAAACTGCGTGAAATTGCACGTCTTCGTGTGGAATATCAGGACGTGACGTTAAAAGAGCTCGGTGAAATGGTTTCAACTGGCGTTGTCAGTAAATCAGGCGTCAATCATCGTCTGCGCAAAATCGATGAAATCGCGGATGCGCTCCGTCGTGGAGAGAGTATTTAA
- a CDS encoding 8-oxo-dGTP diphosphatase — translation MQRITNLLAIKDGQVLLLQKPRRGWFVAPGGKMEPGESIYDSAIREFQEETNLTPKDVHLKGVYTMVIKNGDTVVDEWMLYTFIATDVEGTPFVETREGVLSWYEIDRLKDLPMAAGDRTNLLFAALNKGTQYGTFEYTEDFELISEKIQNSMEQN, via the coding sequence ATGCAACGTATTACAAATTTACTCGCTATTAAAGATGGTCAAGTATTATTGCTGCAAAAGCCGAGAAGAGGCTGGTTTGTGGCACCGGGTGGGAAAATGGAGCCAGGAGAGTCCATCTATGACTCCGCTATACGCGAATTTCAGGAAGAGACGAATCTAACACCAAAAGACGTTCATTTAAAAGGCGTATATACAATGGTTATAAAAAATGGTGATACAGTCGTCGATGAGTGGATGCTGTACACATTTATTGCAACAGATGTTGAAGGTACACCTTTTGTTGAAACACGGGAAGGCGTTTTAAGCTGGTATGAAATCGATCGTTTAAAGGATCTTCCGATGGCAGCAGGTGACCGTACGAATTTATTATTTGCAGCATTAAATAAAGGTACGCAATATGGTACATTTGAATATACAGAGGATTTTGAGCTGATTAGCGAAAAAATTCAAAACTCGATGGAACAAAACTAG
- a CDS encoding HPr family phosphocarrier protein: MIEKQVEVKLKSGLQARQAALFVQEANRYKADVYLQKDTKKVNAKSIMGIMSLAVAKGTVVTLWADGHDEEKAIDALQLLIEKAD; the protein is encoded by the coding sequence ATGATTGAAAAACAAGTAGAAGTAAAGTTAAAATCGGGCTTACAAGCAAGACAGGCCGCTTTGTTCGTCCAAGAGGCGAATCGTTATAAAGCAGATGTCTATTTACAAAAAGATACGAAAAAAGTGAATGCGAAGTCGATTATGGGCATTATGAGCCTTGCGGTTGCAAAAGGCACAGTTGTCACATTATGGGCTGACGGTCATGACGAAGAAAAAGCAATCGACGCACTACAACTTCTAATTGAAAAAGCGGATTGA
- the hisH gene encoding imidazole glycerol phosphate synthase subunit HisH: MKIGVIDYGMGNLFSVEQALKRLDVQVIVSSDIEQLEAADAYVLPGVGAFPDAMKRLEETKLIDFIQTTKKPLLGICLGMQLMFEESDEVVQTKGLGIFKGRIQRFTDVTRIPHMGWNELKLNQTPAWLNNKDLPQERHVYFVHSYYASGIDEMELIASADYEHVKVPGIVAKDNFTGMQFHPEKSGPFGVYLLTAWTQGVKEGVC; encoded by the coding sequence GTGAAGATCGGTGTAATTGATTATGGAATGGGCAATCTGTTCAGTGTCGAACAGGCATTGAAGCGATTGGATGTGCAAGTAATTGTTTCAAGCGATATTGAACAGTTGGAAGCGGCCGATGCTTATGTGCTGCCGGGAGTAGGCGCTTTTCCGGATGCGATGAAACGCCTGGAAGAAACAAAGCTCATCGATTTCATTCAAACGACGAAAAAGCCGCTCCTTGGTATTTGCCTTGGAATGCAGCTGATGTTTGAGGAAAGCGATGAAGTGGTGCAAACGAAAGGTCTAGGCATTTTCAAAGGACGTATCCAGCGCTTTACTGATGTTACACGCATTCCGCATATGGGCTGGAATGAGCTGAAATTAAACCAGACACCAGCGTGGTTAAATAATAAAGACTTGCCGCAGGAACGCCATGTCTACTTTGTTCACTCGTACTATGCGAGCGGCATCGATGAAATGGAGCTGATCGCCTCAGCTGATTATGAGCACGTGAAAGTACCGGGCATCGTGGCAAAAGATAATTTTACAGGTATGCAGTTCCATCCAGAAAAGTCAGGGCCGTTTGGAGTATATTTACTGACGGCTTGGACACAGGGAGTGAAAGAGGGCGTATGTTAA
- the clpP gene encoding ATP-dependent Clp endopeptidase proteolytic subunit ClpP: MNLIPTVIEQTNRGERAYDIYSRLLKDRIILLGSGIDDNVANSIVAQLLFLEAEDPDKDIYLYINSPGGSITSGMAIYDTMNFIKPDVSTICIGMAASMGAFLLSAGAKGKRVALPNAEVMIHQPLGGAQGQATEIEIAAKRILHLREKLNRIMAENSGQDYETLARDTDRDNFMSAQQALEYGLIDKIYERNQLK, encoded by the coding sequence ATGAACTTAATTCCTACAGTTATTGAACAAACAAACCGCGGCGAACGTGCATATGACATTTATTCACGTTTACTTAAAGACCGCATCATTTTATTAGGTAGTGGGATTGACGATAATGTTGCGAACTCAATCGTAGCACAGCTACTATTTTTAGAAGCTGAAGATCCTGATAAAGACATCTACCTGTATATCAACTCACCAGGTGGCTCTATCACTTCAGGTATGGCGATCTACGATACGATGAACTTCATCAAACCTGATGTATCAACAATCTGTATCGGTATGGCTGCTTCAATGGGTGCATTCCTGCTTTCTGCTGGTGCAAAAGGCAAGCGTGTCGCATTACCAAACGCAGAAGTAATGATTCACCAACCACTTGGCGGAGCACAAGGTCAAGCAACAGAAATCGAAATCGCTGCAAAACGTATTTTACACTTACGTGAAAAATTAAACCGTATCATGGCTGAAAACAGTGGCCAAGATTACGAAACGTTGGCACGCGACACAGATCGTGACAACTTCATGTCTGCACAGCAAGCATTAGAGTACGGTCTTATCGATAAAATTTATGAGCGTAACCAATTAAAATAA